One window of the Cardiocondyla obscurior isolate alpha-2009 linkage group LG05, Cobs3.1, whole genome shotgun sequence genome contains the following:
- the Wdr62 gene encoding uncharacterized protein Wdr62 isoform X4, which translates to MEPPLSSKVLRAPSLKRGQENIRVQDRIKLERVLGVTVSSNAALDCDETSELVAYPAGCTVVLFNPRRNSQSHVLNACRKTVTSLALAGDGKLLVTGECGHMPNVRIWDITDPQNAVQIAEFAGHKYGINCVAFSPSNKYVVSIGSQHDMIVNVWDWRNNVKVASNKVSSKVKAICFAENGNYFVTVGNRHVKFWYLEYSRSAKYKEPVPLMGRSAILGEQRNNDFVDVTCGKGEMADATYAITKTGLLCEFNNRRLLDKWVELRTSSANCMAIGDKYIFIGCAEGIVRCFSPSTLQFITTLPRTHYLGVDVAQGLSISHMSQHPPNARYPDAIALTFDERNNKVTCVYNDHSIYVWDVRDIKRIGKSYSFLYHSACIWGVEMYPTDPESICAMPSGSFITCSSDDTIRVWNLEKDDTPNDTLYKRNIYSNELLKVLYVDPELTYLKDLDLAAVGSTEKSDASYDGRNGVRSIKVSPDGKHLASGDRSGNIRIHDISSLEELCLIEAHDAEVLCLEYSRFSRHSLDAPRLLASASRDRLIHVFSVDQGYNFLQTLDDHSSSITAVRFFNQSNQDNQIQMVSCGADKSIIFRQLQSMPSGMPQFARGRNAQGKTTLYDMEVDSGQKHVLTACQDRNIRVYNVTTGKHSKTFKGSISDDGSLIKIVLDASGIYVATSCTDKTLCVYDYYSGECMATMVGHSELVTGLRFSPDCRHLVSASGDGCVFVWRVPHDMVVTMQARLAQQAMRTGKRSVQVNDGGIDVRLDNETFGSPPPDLLNPNLNQTPQSVDYRFSVGQLPLWAKKQINTASTDDSATIDTNVRSLGVDLPKGRWAQRVQQGDGITVKSVYDSDEVIPFPLSRGVTDSNCGGGGGGGSKDSSIDSGTETKCSSDYRRETIIIKREEEENVFQSSQTYREIENETKQDHESTEHDGDVEDCSEGENGTTGSEKSHHRLIYYPPPEDIVSNQFTVNAMNVEELRRSQRRQKKLKNVDGNRTNELTASGSQDESDSEGGASTPSAERNPLSILSEASSEGFDQLAKQSHREKYLKNAFESLSGTEEPLNRVKATSISSQFHGRLSGNESNAPAKTRSGTITATKYARGDVDVAKKREELQRRIEETRRKLQSVSYRSLLKSSQSISDLSSHAQEKHHRLNRFSTGNRSSQKQFSKPINPCKPILNPKPKTLKSQRSINKVQGMRNALPKLETPSENCLSKSPTMLCVNEKAKKPVVNRPLTLTLKKTEKYKLSLNKTNQSLPESPVCEELKLLKERCKKNANRFARFAQKRKSCSYFIGLNDNEDDVDNVAKSFESLPAMNERNTQNFQETIDDAEGNGNFSDDSLEGDFKNPPRRCVSDYQINVHMNDYNSYSSYQNVIQRKILTGSQESILSDASVESFSKESAEILDYDYDRHSSASFFLSRRKMQEGRSQESILTDESDYQMFPLRENVDHQSTESVLTDDSDSMVKSAPLEMLFDSHYKRKRQNSETYSGGVNNVTETVTNNAQSSADENSLYRTVFRSKSLQDTRISKVKDNVNFTEDNASLKTHVYCEFNFDNDHTGDANTATACSTSETIPRSSSLKTESMTMILNDFVAHKPPKPKRNSSRTQSMRNRSGSTWKYIDAQPISSRVKVADSDMASSISAICSEYRIALSDKDTKQDLIDSEARQPFLQSADSTLRSDDNKNSRSEFYSLQTCADQNDALRNKLYDSDDFSRFLTKTRDTKEEQCASYSEERVNLFENDLPTRDTSETYDSLEPEVQKEESSFASENLQSTNGCVDNLSVDLRITRAIEGTVKLLSKEFENLMRQKRYLTKERCLRQLTHGQEASENFVKLKAERDSRLGPVRREMRLQSCGEDSDCADVSAIDKSLMESGSSTSASSCTNSPKRMWPPALRCPTSHTSYKWTKTLPTINQTIFPAKAPYAVSGKLGSKNVNVTSKLGGASPSSQFRYAVGKSHSMTRSSSVGVLNQSDSESDVGVTGGNKGWTGQYNASRAMSGLMRPTISSQNKINHQNKSSSSGNNVSSMFRRRGMQGAFSIVNLSQVGNQEDSSSEDTSSNGNGGKPALPPRPRSVSIDHSSVSLSLPGTTVRRSGSAIITNGRSHSSVIGQNGNKMSVANKNQLEPSPHDLPVKDTYRAIDVTDVELGTDKSLVSTQLCNIITNELTRTADNVVQLYKRLTINNDDDSVGAIDRDTMLRGLESSVNETMRTLRLVVAGSDDIDNDGNSGGGAVSNEAKAKFQELLTGQDQGKVVNMMQQYSELLLTMMQQKMENNMSNHM; encoded by the exons ATGGAACCGCCACTCTCAAGCAAAGTTCTTCGGGCTCCGAGTTTAAAAAGGGGCCAAGAAAATATTAGAGTACAGGACAGa atcAAGTTGGAACGAGTGCTGGGTGTAACTGTTTCCAGCAATGCAGCTCTCGATTGCGATGAGACCAGTGAATTGGTTGCATATCCTGCTGG CTGCACCGTCGTGCTGTTTAATCCACGACGAAATAGTCAATCGCACGTATTGAATGCCTGCCGGAAAACTGTAACTTCTCTGGCATTAGCAGGGGACGGTAAACTCCTAGTCACTGGTGAATGTGGTCATATGCCTAACGTCCGTATCTGGGATATTACCGATCCACAGAATGCCGTGCAAATTGCGGAATTTGCGGGACACAAATATGGAATCAACTGCGTG gcGTTCTCGCCCAGCAACAAGTATGTTGTGTCAATCGGTTCGCAGCACGACATGATCGTGAATGTGTGGGATTGGCGAAATAATGTCAAAGTAGCGTCGAATAAAGTCTCGAGCAAGGTGAAAGCCATCTGCTTTGCGGAGAATGGCAATTACTTCGTTACCGTGGGCAACAGACACGTCAAGTTTTGGTACTTGGAGTATTCGCGCAGCGCCAAG TATAAGGAACCTGTGCCTTTGATGGGTCGGTCGGCTATATTAGGAGAGCAAAGAAATAATGATTTCGTCGACGTAACTTGCGGTAAGGGTGAAATGGCAGATGCTACGTATGCGATAACAAAGACTGGCTTGTTGTGCGAATTTAATAACAGGAGGCTTTTGGACAAATGGGTCGAACTTCGA ACGAGTAGTGCGAATTGCATGGCGATCggagataaatatatttttattggaTGCGCTGAAGGTATTGTAAGGTGTTTCAGCCCTAGTACACTTCAATTTATCACTACGTTACCAAGGACGCACTACTTGGGAGTGGACGTTGCGCAAGGATTATCTATTAG CCATATGTCTCAACATCCGCCTAATGCGAGGTATCCAGATGCGATTGCGTTAACATTCGACGAGCGAAATAACAAAGTAACTTGCGTGTACAACGATCATAGTATTTACGTTTGGGATGTAAGAGACATTAAGCGGATTGGCAAATCGTACTCATTTCTCTACCATTCGGCCTGCATCTGGGGCGTTGAGATGTATCCTACGGATCCAGAATCTATCTGCGCAATGCCGTCTGGAAGTTTTATTACCTGCTCCAGCGACGACACGATTAGAGTTTGGAACCTCGAAAAAGACGATACGCCGAACGATACCTTGTACAAACGGAATATCTACAGCAAC GAGTTGCTCAAGGTGTTGTACGTAGATCCAGAATTGACTTATCTAAAGGATTTGGATCTGGCCGCTGTAGGATCTACTGAAAAAAGCGATGCCTCCTACGACGGTCGCAATGGTGTGAGATCCATAAAGGTCTCTCCTGATGGCAAACATCTTGCTTCGGGGGATAG ATCTGGCAACATTAGGATCCATGACATTTCTTCATTGGAAGAATTATGCCTGATAGAAGCGCATGACGCAGAAGTGCTGTGTTTGGAGTATTCTAGATTCTCGCGACATTCCCTGGATGCACCCAGGTTACTGGCAAGTGCCTCACGCGACAGATTGATTCACGTTTTTAGTGTTGATCAAGGATACAATTTTCTTCAAACGCTCGACGATCACAGCTCTTCCATTACCGCAGttagattttttaatcaatcgaATCAAGATAATCAGATACAGATGGTATCCTGCGGCGCggataaaagtattatttttaggCAGCTGCAATCG ATGCCGAGCGGAATGCCGCAATTTGCTAGGGGTCGCAACGCTCAGGGAAAAACCACCCTGTACGACATGGAAGTCGATTCCGGACAGAAGCATGTATTAACCGCTTGTCAGGATAGAAATATTCGGGTTTACAATGTTACTACGGGCAAACATAGTAAAACTTTCAAAGGTTCCATTAGTGATGATGGCTCGCTGATTAAAATTGTTCTag ATGCATCTGGAATTTATGTAGCTACTTCGTGTACAGACAAAACATTATGCGTGTATGATTATTATAGTGGCGAATGTATGGCCACTATGGTTGGCCACTCGGAGCTGGTGACAGGTTTGAGGTTCAGTCCGGACTGTCGGCATCTTGTGTCTGCGAGTGGTGACGGCTGCGTCTTTGTGTGGCGTGTTCCGCACGATATGGTCGTAACTATGCAAGCTCGTCTCGCTCAGCAAGCGATGCGCACCGGCAA GAGATCGGTTCAAGTCAACGATGGGGGAATCGACGTACGATTGGATAATGAAACCTTTGGATCGCCTCCACCGGATCTTTTAAATCCGAACTTAAATCAAACGCCACAAAGTGTTGATTACAGATTCAGCGTTGGTCAATTACCACTATGGGCGAAGAAGCAAATAAATACTGCGAGTACAGACGATAGCGCTACCATAGACACGAATGTCAGATCTCTTGGCGTCGATCTACCAAAAGGGCGGTGGGCGCAAAGAGTTCAACAAGGCGACGGTATCACTGTCAAATCTGTCTATGACAGCGACGAAGTTATACCGTTCCCTCTGTCGCGTGGTGTCACTGACTCGAATtgcggtggtggtggcggaGGTGGTTCAAAGGACAGCTCCATCGACAGTGGTACGGAAACAAAATGTAGCAGCGACTATCGTCGAgaaacgataattattaaaagg gaagaagaggaaaatgtGTTTCAATCTTCCCAAACTTatagagaaatagaaaatgaaaCAAAACAG GATCACGAGAGTACCGAACATGATGGAGATGTCGAAGATTGTTCTGAAGGAGAAAACGGAACAACAGGTTCTGAAAAGTCACATCATAGATTGATATATTATCCCCCACCGGAAGATATTGTATCGAATCAGTTTACTGTTAATGCGATGAACGTTGAGGAACTTCGAAG ATCGCAAAggcgtcaaaagaaattgaaaaacgtAGATGGTAATCGAACGAATGAGTTGACAGCGTCTGGCAGTCAAGATGAATCTGATTCGGAAGGTGGAGCATCGACTCCTAGCGCTGAGAGAAATCCATTGTCTATATTGTCCGAAGCTAGTTCGGAAGGTTTTGATCAGCTCGCGAAACAGAGTcacagagaaaaatatttaaagaatgcCTTTGAATCGCTTAGCGGCACAGAGGAGCCGCTAAATCGTGTGAAAGCAACAAGTATCAGTTCTCAGTTTCATGGAAG gTTAAGTGGCAATGAGAGTAACGCTCCTGCCAAAACACGTAGTGGAACAATAACTGCGACTAAGTATGCGAGAGGCGACGTTGATGTTGCGAAAAAACGGGAAGAGTTGCAGAGGAGGATAGAGGAAACCAGAAGAAAACTACAAAGT gTTAGTTACAGATCGTTATTAAAATCCAGCCAAAGTATATCGGACTTGAGCAGTCATGCACAGGAAAAGCATCATCGTTTAAACAGGTTCAGCACAGGTAACAGATCCAGTCAAAAGCAATTTTCAAAGCCAATTAATCCCTGTAAACCTATACTAAATCCAAAACCTAAAACATTAAAATCCCAACGGTCCATTAACAAGGTTCAAGGTATGAGGAATGCGTTACCTAAGCTAGAAACACCAAGTGAGAACTGCTTGTCAAAAAGTCCAACTATGTTGTGCGTCAATGAGAAAGCGAAAAAACCTGTCGTTAACCGTCCGTTAACgttgacgttaaaaaaaactgaaaagtATAAGCTGTCTTTGAACAAGACTAATCAATCCTTGCCCGAATCTCCCGTATGcgaggaattaaaattgttgaaaGAGCGGTGTAAGAAGAACGCTAATCGGTTTGCGAGATTCGCTCAGAAGAGAAAATCTTGCAGTTATTTTATCGGTCTGAATGATAATGAGGATGATGTAGACAACGTTGCGAAATCTTTCGAAAGCTTGCCTGCTATGAACGAGCGTAATACGCAAAATTTCCAAGAAACTATCGACGACGCTGAAGGAAACGGCAATTTTAGTGACGATTCTCTGGAAGGAGATTTCAAAAATCCACCTCGGCGCTGCGTCAGTGATTATCAGATAAACGTCCACATGAATGACTACAATAGTTATTCGAGTTATCAGAATGTTATCCAGAGGAAGATTTTAACTGGATCTCAAGAGAGTATACTTTCGGATGCTTCTGTCGAGTCGTTCTCCAAGGAAAGTGCTGAGATTCTGGATTATGATTACGACAGACACTCGAGCGCGAGCTTCTTTCTATCTCGACGTAAAATGCAGGAGGGAAGAAGTCAAGAGAGTATATTAACCGATGAATCAGACTACCAGATGTTTCCCTTACGCGAGAACGTTGATCATCAAAGTACCGAGAGTGTGTTAACTGACGATTCCGATTCCATGGTGAAATCAGCGCCTCTGGAAATGTTATTCGATTCGCATTACAAGCGAAAGAGACAAAATTCAGAGACCTATAGCGGAGGTGTTAATAACGTCACTGAAACTGTCACGAATAATGCACAAAGTTCTGCCGATGAAAATTCGCTGTACAGGACTGTGTTCAGATCCAAATCATTGCAAGATACTAGAATCAGTAAAGTGAAAGACAACGTGAATTTTACAGAGGATAACGCGTCGTTGAAAACTCACGTTTAttgtgaatttaatttcgataacgATCACACAGGTGATGCTAATACGGCGACGGCTTGCAGCACATCGGAAACTATCCCGCGTAGTAGTAGCTTAAAAACGGAATCAATGACGATGATTTTAAATGATTTTGTTGCTCACAAACCACCGAAGCCCAAGAGAAATTCATCCCGCACTCAAAGTATGCGCAACCGTTCCGGATCAACTTGGAAGTACATTGACGCGCAGCCTATATCGTCTCGTGTTAAAGTCGCTGATTCCGATATGGCTTCTTCTATTAGTGCGATTTGTTCTGAATATCGAATTGCATTAAGCGATAAGGATACCAAGCAAGATTTGATTGATTCCGAAGCGAGACAACCGTTTTTACAATCAGCTGATAGTACCCTGCGATCggacgataataaaaatagtagaAGCGAATTCTACAGTCTGCAAACCTGCGCCGATCAAAATGATGCTTTAAGGAATAAGCTGTACGATAGCGACGACTTTTCTCGCTTTCTGACGAAGACTCGTGACACGAAGGAAGAGCAATGCGCGTCATACAGTGAGGAACGAGTAAATTTATTCGAAAACGATCTCCCAACAAGAGACACGAGCGAAACTTACGACTCGTTGGAGCCCGAGGTGCAAAAAGAAGAGTCGTCGTTTGCCAGTGAAAATTTGCAATCTACTAACGGATGTGTCGACAATCTCAGCGTAGATCTTCGAATAACTCGCGCGATCGAAGGCACCGTGAAACTACTTTCGAAGGAGTTCGAAAATCTGATGAGACAAAAGCGATACCTGACGAAAGAAAGATGCTTGCGACAACTGACGCATGGTCAAGAGGCGAGTGAGAATTTTGTCAAGTTGAAGGCTGAACGAGATAGTAGACTTGGCCCGGTCAGGCGCGAGATGCGGCTACAATCGTGCGGCGAGGATAGCGACTGTGCCGACGTATCAGCAATAGACAAGTCGCTAATGGAAAGCGGCTCTTCCACATCCGCCTCGAGTTGCACTAATTCGCCCAAAAGAATGTGGCCACCAGCATTGCGCTGTCCGACAAGTCACACAAGTTACAAGTGGACGAAAACTCTGCCGACAATCAATCAAACAATTTTTCCCGCGAAAGCCCCTTATGCAG TTTCAGGAAAATTAGGAAGTAAGAATGTAAACGTTACCTCGAAATTGGGTGGCGCCAGTCCTAGCAGCCAATTTAGGTATGCTGTAGGAAAAAGTCATTCTATGACGAGAAGCAGCAGCGTTGGTGTTTTGAACCAA AGTGATTCGGAATCGGATGTTGGTGTAACAGGAGGAAACAAAGGATGGACTGGTCAATATAATGCCAGTAGGGCAATGAGCGGTCTGATGAGACCGACGATTAGTTCTCAAAATAAGATCAATCATCAAAATAAATCGAGTTCTTCTGGCAACAACGTTTCGTCGATGTTTAGAAGACGAGGAATGCAAGGAGCTTTTTCGAttg TTAATCTAAGTCAAGTTGGAAATCAAGAAGATTCGAGTTCAGAAGATACTTCGTCGAATGGAAACGGAGGAAAGCCTGCTCTACCACCACGACCTAGAAGCGTCAGTATTGATCATTCTTCTGTcag tttaagTTTACCTGGTACAACAGTAAGAAGATCTGGATCAGCGATTATTACAAATGGTCGAAGCCATAGCAGTGTCATAGGacaaaatggaaataaaatgtcTGTGGCGAACAAAAATCAATTGGAGCCTAGTCCGCATGATCTACCAGTTAAAGACACTTATCGTGCTATTGATGTAACTGATGTCGAAC TAGGCACAGATAAATCATTAG tgtcCACGCAACTATGCAACATTATCACAAACGAGCTTACACGCACCGCTGACAACGTCGTGCAATTGTACAAACGTTTGACGATAAATAACGACGATGATTCTGTAGGAGCGATTGACCGGGATACGATGTTACGTGGATTGGAGTCATCCGTTAATGAAACTATGCGAACTTTACGATTGGTCGTAGCTGGCAGCGACGACATTGATAATGATGGAAATAGTGGAGGCGGCGCCGTCAGCAACGAAGCGAAAGCAAAGTTTCAAGAATTACTCACGGGTCAGGATCAAGGTAAAGTGGTCAATATGATGCAGCAGTATTCTGAACTGCTCTTAACTATGATGCAacagaaaatggaaaataatatgtCAAATCACATGTAA